Proteins from one Prinia subflava isolate CZ2003 ecotype Zambia chromosome 4, Cam_Psub_1.2, whole genome shotgun sequence genomic window:
- the CSDC2 gene encoding cold shock domain-containing protein C2, producing MASDPSTPPAVPPLHSPKSPVWPTFPFQREGSRIWERGNLLLRDLPSPLPTKRTRTYSATARASAGPIFKGVCKQFSRSQGHGFITPENGTEDIFVHVSDIEGEYVPVEGDEVTYKVCPIPPKNQKFQAVEVVLTNLAPHTKHETWSGQIIGS from the exons ATGGCTTCGGACCCCAGCACCccaccagcagtgccacccctgcacTCCCCCAAGTCACCAGTGTGGCCCACCTTCCCCTTCCAGCGGGAGGGCAGCCGCATTTGGGAGCGGGGCAACCTCCTGCTACGGGATCtgcccagccccctccccaccaagAGGACCAGGACCTACTCAGC GACAGCACGTGCCTCTGCTGGCCCCATCTTCAAGGGTGTCTGCAAGCAGTTCTCTCGTTCTCAGGGCCACGGGTTTATCACCCCAGAGAATGGCACTGAGGACATTTTCGTGCATGTGTCTGA catcGAGGGAGAGTACGTCCCAGTGGAGGGGGATGAGGTGACGTACAAGgtctgccccatccctcccaAGAACCAGAAGTTCCAGGCAGTGGAGGTGGTCCTCACCAACCTGGCGCCCCACACGAAGCATGAGACGTGGTCTGGCCAGATCATCGGGTCCTAG